One genomic window of Pelmatolapia mariae isolate MD_Pm_ZW linkage group LG5, Pm_UMD_F_2, whole genome shotgun sequence includes the following:
- the si:ch73-303b9.1 gene encoding uncharacterized protein si:ch73-303b9.1: METIEKVFVVKDMKSFECSSPSELDRKFYGEQSLLSALSLEQLSTSRVLNDTTADGLDTRPSVGASLCLSSDTASPCSGFSVNTMNTHEADGCYLAVPLQGKSSTPHMLLQKPKQAACFDQSYNDLTASQMSWDVSVIKSESNSPRFYVESCTLEQTWSPKPSQQESLADVSP, encoded by the exons ATGGAGACAATAGAGAAAGTGTTTGTGGTCAAAG ATATGAAAAGCTTTGAGTGCTCATCTCCATCAGAGCTTGACAGGAAGTTTTATGGGGAACAGAGTCTGCTGTCTGCACTGTCACTGGAACAACTGTCCACATCGAGGGTGTTGAATGACACGACAGCTGATGGATTGGACACCAGGCCGTCTGTTGGAGCCTCTCTCTGCCTGTCCTCTGACACCGCCTCCCCCTGTTCAGGGTTTTCAGTGAACACCATGAACACTCATGAAGCTGACGGCTGCTACCTGGCCGTCCCGTTACAGGGGAAGTCCTCCACTCCCCACATGCTCCTTCAGAAGCCAAAGCAGGCAGCTTGTTTTGATCAGTCATACAACGATCTCACCGCCTCGCAAATGTCATGGGACGTGTCTGTGATCAAGTCGGAGAGCAATAGCCCCAGATTCTACGTGGAGTCCTGCACTCTGGAGCAAACGTGGAGTCCAAAACCCTCACAACAAGAGTCACTAGCTGATGTTTCGCCCTGA